One Brassica oleracea var. oleracea cultivar TO1000 chromosome C7, BOL, whole genome shotgun sequence genomic window carries:
- the LOC106307052 gene encoding probable protein phosphatase 2C 63, which translates to MLRALVRPLERWCPGTRANGDALLWQSELRPHAGGEYSIAVVQANSRLEDQSQVFTSSSATYVGVYDGHGGPEASRFVNRHLFPYIHKFAKEEGGISPDVIKRAFKETEEDFCHMVQRSLPLKPQMATVGTCCLFGAISNGTLYVANLGDSRAVLGRVVSGVAVAERLSTDHNVAVEEVRKEVKALNPDDSQIVMYIRGVWRIKGIIQVSRSIGDVYLKKPEFYRDPVFQQHGNPIPLRRPAMTAEPSIIVRKLKPQDLFLIFASDGLWEHLSDEAAVEIVLKHPRAGIARRLVRAALEEAAKKREMRYGDMKTIARGVRRHFHDDVSVVVVYLDQHKPKNGKLIQQGGITAPPDIYSLRSDEAKQRQLLNVLY; encoded by the exons ATGTTGCGAGCATTAGTACGGCCTCTCGAGCGGTGGTGTCCAGGAACCAGAGCGAACGGCGATGCTTTACTCTGGCAATCGGAGCTGAGACCGCACGCCGGCGGAGAGTATTCGATCGCGGTGGTTCAAGCCAATTCGAGACTAGAGGATCAGAGTCAGGTCTTCACATCCTCCTCCGCCACTTACGTCGGAGTCTACGACGGACACGGTGGACCCGAAGCTTCTAGATTCGTTAACAGACATCTCTTCCCTTACATCCACA AGTTCGCTAAGGAAGAAGGAGGAATATCTCCAGATGTGATTAAAAGAGCGTTTAAAGAAACTGAGGAGGACTTTTGTCATATGGTTCAACGGTCCTTACCGTTGAAGCCTCAGATGGCTACTGTGGGAACTTGCTGTCTCTTTGGCGCTATCTCTAACGGCACGCTTTATGTTGCGAATCTTGGAGACTCGAGGGCTGTTCTTGGGAGAGTTGTTTCAGGGGTTGCTGTAGCTGAACGGTTGTCCACTGATCATAACGTTGCTGTTGAAGAAGTGAGGAAGGAGGTTAAGGCGCTTAACCCTGATGATTCGCAGATTGTTATGTATATTCGTGGAGTTTGGAGGATTAAAGGCATTATTCAG GTATCGAGATCAATTGGGGATGTATACTTGAAGAAACCTGAGTTTTACAGAGATCCGGTTTTCCAGCAACATGGAAATCCTATTCCTTTGAGGAGACCTGCGATGACAGCCGAACCCTCTATTATAGTAAGGAAGCTTAAGCCACAAGACTTGTTTCTGATATTTGCATCAGATGGTCTCTGGGAACATCTTAGTGATGAAGCAGCCGTTGAGATTGTACTCAAACACCCAAGAGCT GGGATCGCACGAAGACTTGTAAGAGCCGCTCTTGAGGAAGCTGCAAAGAAGAGAGAAATGAGATATGGAGATATGAAGACAATCGCCAGAGGGGTTCGAAGACATTTCCATGACGACGTAAGCGTCGTTGTTGTTTATCTCGATCAACACAAACCGAAGAATGGTAAACTGATCCAGCAAGGAGGCATCACAGCTCCACCGGATATCTACTCACTACGCTCAGATGAAGCGAAGCAACGGCAGCTACTCAATGTGTTATACTGA
- the LOC106305230 gene encoding transcription factor bHLH85-like: MEAMGEWSSSLGGMYTYATEEADFMNQLLASYDHPGTGSASGTTGGDHHGLYWSLGSHHNHLTLMPEASSFCFSGESSSYSVGNSGYYAVVPPAVEENNNVPMDFGLEDATINTNSYLVGEETSECDVEKYSSGKTLFPLETVVENHNEEESILQSEISVTTTDQHQKSLTGSKKRSRATSADKNKRTKVSKRGQKNIEMRDDTNNGEEDEGEKVKKRKSGTMMSRQNSSTTFCSEEESQCPSQDDGEEDEEDASKALNLNGKTRASRGAATDPQSLYARKRRERINERLRILQNLVPNGTKVDISTMLEEAVHYVKFLQLQIKLLSSDDLWMYAPIAFNGMDIGLNSPR; the protein is encoded by the exons ATGGAAGCCATGGGAGAATGGAGCAGCAGCCTCGGAGGAATGTACACATATGCAACCGAAGAAGCCGATTTCATGAACCAACTCCTCGCCTCCTACGATCATCCTGGCACCGGGTCAGCCTCTGGGACAACCGGTGGAGACCACCACGGCTTGTATTGGAGCCTTGGCTCTCATCACAACCACCTTACTCTCATGCCTGAAGCCAGTAGCTTCTGTTTCTCTGGGGAGAGCAGCAGCTACAGCGTTGGGAACAGTGGATACTATGCGGTGGTACCACCCGCGGTTGAAGAGAACAACAATGTGCCAATGGACTTTGGGCTGGAAGATGCGACCATCAACACCAACTCTTACCTTGTTGGTGAGGAGACAAGTGAATGTGACGTGGAGAAATACTCATCTGGAAAGACTCTTTTTCCCTTGGAAACCGTTGTTGAGAACCACAATGAGGAGGAGAGCATCTTGCAATCCGAGATCTCTGTGACTACTACGGATCAACATCAGAAATCTCTCACCGGTTCCAAGAAGAGATCACGTGCGACATCGGCTGAT AAAAACAAGAGAACAAAAGTGAGTAAGAGAGGCCAAAAGAATATAGAGATGCGCGACGATACCAACAATGGCGAAGAAGATGAAGGAGAGAAGGTGAAGAAAAGAAAGAGTGGGACTATGATGAGTAGACAGAACTCGAGCACCACTTTCTGTTCCGAGGAAGAATCACAATGCCCTTCTCAGGATGATGGAGAAGAAGATGAAGAAGATGCCTCCAAGGCCCTCAACCTTAACGGAAAGACCAGGGCCAGTCGCGGTGCTGCCACCGACCCTCAAAGCCTTTACGCAAGG AAAAGAAGAGAAAGGATAAACGAGAGACTGAGGATTTTGCAAAATCTGGTCCCCAATGGAACAAAG GTTGATATCAGTACAATGCTTGAGGAAGCCGTTCATTACGTCAAATTTTTGCAACTCCAAATTAAG TTATTAAGCTCTGATGATCTATGGATGTATGCGCCGATTGCTTTTAACGGAATGGACATTGGCCTCAACTCGCCGAGATGA
- the LOC106306627 gene encoding 40S ribosomal protein S29-like, whose product MGFAAIWNSHPKKYGPGSRTCRVCGNSHGLIRKYGLNCCRQCFRSNAKEIGFIKYR is encoded by the exons ATGGGGTTCGCTGCGATTTGGAACTCTCATCCCAAGAAGTACGGGCCTGGTTCCCGCACCTG CCGTGTGTGTGGAAACTCGCATGGGCTAATCAGAAAGTATGGTCTTAACTGCTGTAGACAGTGCTTCCGCAGCAACGCCAAGGAAATCGGATTCATCAAG TACCGTTAA
- the LOC106306625 gene encoding uncharacterized protein LOC106306625 has protein sequence MGSDQNPSRSDTSEIKSRIYRLIGTQRANTYFHQLGRFFASRITKPEFDKLCLKTIGRQHISLHNRLIRSLIKNATVAKSPPPSRYVKKGGSFVRLSNGKQSIRRKFRDRPSPLGPLGKPQSVTTTTTSATELMSLGSRPPLEVEEGEEVEQVAGSQSVTAPLGVGMSLRRKAVSCSGFNTCQSSGELPDTRTLRSRLEMEGVKVSMDSVSLLNSGLDVFMRRLIEPCLSLASARCGGSGQQRRRLSSCVWMSDFRAGMELKPQVLGEEWPILLEKICSRVLDSKCLAEGT, from the coding sequence ATGGGATCCGATCAAAACCCTTCCCGGTCCGATACATCGGAGATCAAATCCCGCATCTACCGCCTAATCGGAACTCAAAGAGCCAACACTTACTTCCACCAGCTCGGGCGTTTCTTCGCCTCGAGGATCACCAAGCCCGAGTTCGACAAGCTCTGTCTCAAAACCATCGGCAGGCAACACATCTCGCTCCACAACCGTCTCATACGCTCCCTAATCAAGAACGCTACCGTCGCCAAGTCGCCTCCTCCTTCGAGGTACGTGAAGAAAGGCGGGAGCTTTGTTAGATTGAGCAATGGGAAACAGAGCATCCGTAGGAAGTTTAGAGACCGGCCTAGCCCGCTTGGTCCGCTTGGGAAGCCTCAGAGTGTTACTACTACCACCACGAGTGCTACTGAGTTGATGTCTCTAGGGAGCAGACCTCCTTTGGAAGTTGAGGAAGGGGAAGAGGTCGAGCAGGTAGCTGGGAGTCAGAGTGTGACTGCTCCTCTTGGTGTGGGTATGAGTCTCAGGAGGAAGGCTGTGTCGTGTAGTGGTTTTAACACTTGTCAGAGCAGCGGTGAGTTGCCGGATACGAGGACGCTGAGGAGCAGGTTGGAGATGGAAGGGGTTAAGGTGTCTATGGACTCTGTTAGTCTTCTTAATAGTGGGCTTGATGTGTTTATGAGGAGGTTGATTGAGCCTTGTTTGAGTTTGGCTAGTGCTCGATGCGGTGGGAGTGGACAGCAAAGGAGGAGGCTTTCTTCGTGTGTGTGGATGTCTGATTTTCGTGCTGGTATGGAGTTGAAGCCACAGGTTCTTGGAGAGGAATGGCCTATACTGCTGGAGAAGATATGTTCGCGTGTTTTAGATAGTAAATGTTTAGCAGAAGGGACATAG
- the LOC106306626 gene encoding PXMP2/4 family protein 4 has translation MTGALFRNAASDAARILRSHRTSAANPLGKLDLLPRGGDVRRFQPRPYFRTPQFLGRSKEARVSPYSLISGFCSSSSSSSSTASTASFVKTGFVGWYLSMLKTRPVLTKSVTSSLIYIAADLSSQSIPQASSESYDLVRTARMAGYGLLILGPTLHYWFNLMSRLFPKRDLITTFKKMAMGQTVYGPTMNVIFFSLNAALQGENGSEIIARLKRDLLPTMLNGVMYWPMCDFITFKFFPVHLQPLVSNSFSYLWTIYITYMAGREKPTPIAS, from the exons ATGACCGGCGCATTGTTCAGAAACGCTGCCTCCGACGCCGCTCGGATCTTACGTTCACACCGAACGTCCGCGGCGAATCCTCTCGGAAAGCTCGATCTTTTACCACGAGGAGGAGACGTCCGGCGATTTCAGCCGAGGCCTTATTTTCGCACGCCGCAGTTTCTCGGGAGATCAAAGGAAGCAAGAGTCTCTCCTTATTCACTTATCTCCGGTTTCTGCTCTTCTTCTTCCTCTTCTTCCTCGACAGCCTCTACTGCGTCGTTTGTAAAGACAGGGTTCGTGGGATGGTATTTGAGCATGTTGAAAACACGGCCGGTTCTGACTAAATCCGTCACGTCTTCTCTTATCTACATAGCCGCTGATTTGTCTTCACAG TCAATTCCTCAAGCTTCTTCCGAGTCTTATGACTTGGTGAGAACAGCTAGGATGGCTGGTTATGGTTTACTGATCTTAGGTCCTACGCTTCACTATTGGTTCAATCTTATGTCAAGACTCTTCCCGAAGCGAGATCTGATCACAACGTTTAAGAAAATGGCCATGGGACAGACGGTTTATGGTCCTACCATGAACGTTATTTTCTTCTCGCTGAATGCAGCTCTACAAG GTGAAAACGGATCAGAGATAATTGCTAGATTGAAAAGAGATCTACTTCCCACGATGCTGAACGGTGTCATGTATTGGCCTATGTGTGATTTTATTACATTCAAGTTCTTCCCAGTTCATTTACAG CCACTTGTGAGTAACTCGTTTTCGTATCTTTGGACTATCTACATAACTTACATGGCTGGCCGTGAGAAACCAACTCCCATTGCTAGTTGA